The genomic segment CGTCATAAAATCAATCAAATATCGTAAATGTACATGGTTTGGTGTAAATACTCGTGCAGATAagtattttcttgtgtttgttaTGACAGAACTCATTTCCCAAGGAAATATATATTCTTGCGTTTgcgaatatatatttttcactcACAAATTAAACACCGAAAAACACTTTCTAGGAAAACAGCTTTCATGAAAATAACTTctgtcataccaaacacacatTAGTACTTCAGAAAAGTTTTAAATTCATTACTAAACCATTAGCATTCAGAAATAAGGCATTTTGGACGTTTTGAATTCAAAAGGGTGCTTCAATATCATGAGTTGTTGGAAATTATGTTGATTATCATTTTCTTGTAATCAACATTCTCTGCGTTTTTGTGCAGTGACATGGAATGTAACATGTACATATTCTCAGTTTGTAGCCCGAAAACACCCAAGTTGTTGTGTCTCTCTTTCAACTTTCTACAATGAAACCATTACTACTTGTCCTTCTTGTGCTTGCGGTTGTGAGAACAAACACAAATGCATCAAGTAAGTCAATCCTTTCTGTACCTCAATTTCACCTGCATTGGAGGAGCATATTTATCTAAAACTTCTATAGATTGACAgtgtaaaataattttaatcacTATTAAAGATCATCTAACAAATAACTATAGGTAACTAGTCATAATAAGCGAGATTAGCATCCTGAAAAATGAGAGAACATGTAAAATACATTGATAGTCAGGGGCGGACCCACGTTGAACAAAGCGGTGTCACGCGACACTGCTTGGTCGAATTCTTTTACTAAACATATGTATTAATATTATGCATAAAGTACTGCTGTATAATAAGAAAATGACACCACTTAATGATGAGTGTCTCTTGGTGCGTTGATTCAATGTTTGATTTTGAGGGTGGAGGTTCAACTTAAACCCCTGCCTAAACATATTTTTGGCAAATATAACCTTTATTGTTTAAAATTATGGTTAAGTAGTATTGTATCCAAGACCTCTAGTTTAAGACtaacaaatcaaaccaattggTCAAGGCTATCTCTTACCAATAAATGTAAGAGATGTGATCATTAATATTTTTGTTCTCTCTTCCATAAGTATTGAGGCTACTTATGAAAAATACTGTGTATACCACTATTGatagtataaaatttatttttgctaATTCTCTTGTGACAAACAGGAGCGACTCCAAACTACTTAGTGTGGTGGGGGTAAACACTCCAAGGAAAGATAACGCACCATTACTACAGTGCACACAACACATGTGCCCTGTTAGAATCCATTGGCATGTGAAGCTCAACTACAAGGAATACTGGAGAGTCAAGATTACTATTACCAACTTCAATTACAGGGTCAATTACACACAGTGGACTCTTGTTGCTCAGCATCCAAATCTTAACAATGTAACACAAGTTTTTAGCTTTGATTACAAGCCTCTCGTTCCATATCAATCGATAAGTAAGTCCCTGAACTCTCTCCAATACTGCATATATCTAACAGTTAATTTTGTCGTTCTTNNNNNNNNNNNNNNNNNNNNNNNNNNNNNNNNNNNNNNNNNNNNNNNNNNNNNNNNNNNNNNNNNNNNNNNNNNNNNNNNNNNNNNNNNNNNNNNNNNNNTAATTCATAGGAATTTAGGGTGTAAAAGACCTCCATATATGAAATGTGCATTTTTCGTTCCGATTCTCCGCAAAAACCTTCAGGTTAAGATGAATTGGCCGGGATGAGTCGAAGAACGAACACGGGAAAGCGAGGTCGGTCGACCTTAGCCAAGATAATGCTCATTTTTCTTCGAGGCTTGGTGAACTCGAAACCATTATCACTCAACTCCGGGGGGAGCTTGACTTGGTCAAGAATGATGCCGTGAACATGGCCGAGAGGCATCGGCTGCTTGAATCCGAGAGTGCTAAGTATAAGGAGAGAATGAGGGTATCCGAGCAAAAAGTTGAGGATAGGGCCCGGATATGCGACGAGCTGAAAACCGAACTCGAGGAGACAGCCGAGGCTAATGACCTTCTCAGAGTCGAGTTCGAATCGGCCACTCAAATCCAAGGAGTCCTCGatgaagagagagatgaattaGTAGCCAAGTTGGCCCAGGCTGAGGCCGATTTGGCGTGCCTTTTAGGAGTGTGAGGGCGCGAAGCTCATACCACGATTGCGGTGAGTATGAACGGTGGAAGTCCCGAGGGCCACCCTTGAGCAAGCCGAACATGGTTTTACGGATCTCCCGGCCTTGATACTCGAAGCCGGGGAGGAAGCCGGGAGAGCTCTCGTACACCGATTTCGAGGATTCCGGCGGCACGATTCGAGCGTTCGGTTCCAAACGGTACTGTATAGATCGCAGCCCGTGCTTAGCCTTTATTTTGCCTTTGCcttttcagctttttttttaattcatagGAATTTCGGGTGTAAAAGACCTCCATATATGAAATATGCATTTTCCGTTCCGATTCTCGCAGAAAACCTTCGGTTAAAGGATGAATTGGCCGGGATGGTCGAGAAGAACCGGCTTCTGGAAGCGGAGAAGGTCGGCCTTAGCCAAGATAATGCTCATTTTTCTTCGAGGCTCGGTGAACTCGAAACCATTATCACTCAACTCCGGGGGGAGCTTGACTTGGTCAAGAATGATGCCGTGAACATGGCCGAGAGGCATCGGCTGCTTGAATCCGAGAGTGCTAAGTATAAGGAGAGAATGAGGGTATCCGAGCAAAAAGTTGAGGATAGGGCCCGGATATGCGACGAGCTGAAAACCGAACTCGAGGAGACAGCCGAGGCTAATGACCTTCTCAGAGTCGAGTTCGAATTGGCCACTCAAATCCAAGGAGTCCTCGATGAAGAGAGATGAGATTAGTGGCCAAGCTTGCCCGAGGCCGACGGCGAAAGCTTCAGGAGCTGGGAGGTCGAAGCTCATACCACGATTGCAGTGGAGTATGAACGGTGGAAGTCCCGGAGGGCCACCCTTGAGCAAGCCGAACATGGTTTTACGGATCTCCCGGCCCTGATACTCGAAGCCAGGAGGAAGCCAAGAGAGCTCTTGATACCGATTCCGAGGAttcctgtcacaccccgatctcactagggtgtgatgggcacccgaccccgtaaccggagccgagcgaacccactgactcttactacgtactaaatttttttgaatctctaagtcaagtatacataataggaTTCTGAAAAATTAAACCTTTcgccaaatcaaataaaatatgtaaccgtacaaaacttgtatcatagcacATACATTGACTCCGAACCCACGactatgtctgcaaagtctctaacttcggacaagacatcatagcatagcacacTGACTCGACGACACTCCAGAATGGTTGGagttgccaacttcgctgggaCATCATCTGCCCTGGCTTCGTCGTCGGTGTACTCCGCgcgtacgaaacgcagccccgaagaagaggggtcggtacgagcaatgtaatcgagtatgtaagccatgataCGAACATGGTATGAAAAAGTAGAGCATGTATAAGAGAGTATACTTGTACATATGGTGCATGTCATGTATGAAGTCTGTAACTCCGTaggtatgagtgcctcttaagcgCGGGAATCACGCATGCTTAATGCGTGCgcgaacgtgcagcccgatccatatactatgccgcggaatgtgcagcccgatccatttgtatatatacatgtacgtattctttcttgaaaaacatctcattttcatatataaagaaaatagaacataccatattgcgAGGCGcacggctccgatccatttaaccacttatcccgcgtccggcatcccgcgtccggacgatatcatatcattctccaactGATCAAAGGGTCGCGCGCctatagcgcctcgcccttttccccatcttctcccatatacatatatacatatacgtatacttatacatgtatcatgtCGTAGCATGCGGGGGAGCCCGAAGAagagctataactctatcggagtcacgtaaggtcggtaacctccgattgtattatggaataatcatgggcgctttatctcacctcgaaagaactaataataaggcgagactatcaatgaaggaTAACATTTCGGAAATCATAAAAcggtcataacatatcatttcatatactttgaaacctttaaaatagtcattatcccaaaatagcttaacatttcatatcgtcatattcatggtaagaacatatccttgacatattcgttctagtcatttcctcatatctagcatcatcatggtcatcctaaaatcatagtcgttgttttggtcataaaactttcgaaaatcgtaaaacttggattttggagaaaaatggatattttgaaatcattcataaacttttaggaaggaaaatcatgctttgaaatcataacttcgaacttttgaaaataaggacgctaaggagcatttataaaatcgcaacgtatgattcatgccatagttggaaaagggacgagccttaacatactcgcgctcgcgccttactagctacgcttgttcgtccaacttgttagtctacattcaagaagatcgtcactatcgttagattcatcaacatatacttgtcttaacctttcaagtacattcacttatggtctaccgaaatttcggcagcatctcccctgtaaatataccacccccgagaatctaactcggctcaATTCATTAATCAACagcaatccgagaattcaactcggccaaaccaacaacaataccaacaatcttacCAATAACATTCcgtttatattcaattcaattcaattcaattcacgtaatctttcaacaactcaatcaacattttaccttatccgaaaccttccaattccacaacaaTCATACATCTCATTATCATTCATGTACGCAAGCTTTAACCACGACCTTCGTTTTACATCACAtgatccataacaacaacaactaaaatgtcaaattacaccaatttacattaacttaccaaatTACCTATTTCGACCATAATCACTTCACCCCCGTTTTCATGCATTGTCATCCATCTccttacattacaacaacaacataacaatcaaaatgccaaatggaa from the Lycium ferocissimum isolate CSIRO_LF1 chromosome 11, AGI_CSIRO_Lferr_CH_V1, whole genome shotgun sequence genome contains:
- the LOC132038053 gene encoding COBRA-like protein 4 encodes the protein MGTYLITLVGLLFVFFSYAAAYDPLDPNGNITIKWDVMSWTPDGYVAVVTMNNFQMYRHIMTPGWTLGWTWAKKEVIWTMIGAQATEQGDCSKFKGNVPHCCKKTPTILDMLPGVPYNQQFTNCCKGGVLASWGQDPQASVSAFQVSVGQGGTSNKTVKLPKNFTLLGPGPGYTCGPAKIVPSTKFFTPDLRRKTQALMTWNVTCTYSQFVARKHPSCCVSLSTFYNETITTCPSCACGCENKHKCIKSDSKLLSVVGVNTPRKDNAPLLQCTQHMCPVRIHWHVKLNYKEYWRVKITITNFNYRVNYTQWTLVAQHPNLNNVTQVFSFDYKPLVPYQSISKSLNSLQYCIYLTDELAGMVEKNRLLEAEKVGLSQDNAHFSSRLGELETIITQLRGELDLVKNDAVNMAERHRLLESESAKYKERMRVSEQKVEDRARICDELKTELEETAEANDLLRVEFELATQIQGVLDEER